Genomic window (Bacteroidota bacterium):
GGATGCTGAAGGATTCGGGAATTGTTCAAATACAGGAGCCTGTGAGGCCACCTGTCCGAAGGGCATTAACCTGACTCACATTGCCCGACTGAACCGGCAATACACCACAGCTTTACTCAGCTGATCTTTAAACTTCTCTGAAACCAGGGTCCGGTCTCGCCGGACCCTTATTTTCCCACCCTCATTTAATAGGCCATTCAGGCGATGTCGTCTTCGAAGGGCCCACCAGATTCATTTTCAAATCCATCCGATCACCGGGATTCCAACTTAGTAAGTTTTCATATAAAGACAATCCTTCTTTTTTCTGACTTTCCTCGATTATTTTTGATTCAGTAATAAAACAGGAGGATGTGATGCATCGGTTTGGATTGGGATTGATTGTCTGTTGCCTTGTTATCAATAGTGAGCTACATGCGCAACCATTTCCGGCTGATAGTCCGCCTGCCACGACCATTCAGCGCGTGGGGCTCGATGACATTACCATCACCTACAGTCGTCCCGGAGTGAAAGGCCGTACGATTTTCGGCGAGCTGGTTCCCTTTGGGTCGGTCTGGAGAACCGGAGCCAATAAACCCACTCTCATCACTTTTACCGATACCACCAGCATTGAGAAGTCACAGACCCGCATTCACCCGGGAACCTATGCATTGTATACCATCCCGGGGAAAGATCAATGGACCATTATCTTCAGTAAGACCACCACACTCTGGGGAGCCTATGGATATGATCAGACCAATGATGCCTTGCGGGTCACGGTTCCCTCAAAAACTGATAATCCGTTTAAAGAAACCTTCCTGATTCATTTTAACGAAGTGACCGATCACAGTGCGCAGGTTGTGCTCGAATGGGAACGCACCCGTGTATCCTTTACAGTTTCCGTTGATATTAAGGATCGTATTCTGGCCGGTATGCGCGAAAAACTGGCCTCCACCGATCAGGCCGACTGGTCGGTTTACCTCAGCGGGGCCCGGTATCTTCTGAACAATCAGCTTGAATTGCCACTGGCACTTACCTGGATCGAACAATCCATTGCCATCCGTGAGGAGTACAACAACCTCTGGATCAAGGCACAGATCCTCGCTGCGCAAAACCGGTATCCTGAAGCCATTCAGGCCGGA
Coding sequences:
- a CDS encoding DUF2911 domain-containing protein, with the translated sequence MMHRFGLGLIVCCLVINSELHAQPFPADSPPATTIQRVGLDDITITYSRPGVKGRTIFGELVPFGSVWRTGANKPTLITFTDTTSIEKSQTRIHPGTYALYTIPGKDQWTIIFSKTTTLWGAYGYDQTNDALRVTVPSKTDNPFKETFLIHFNEVTDHSAQVVLEWERTRVSFTVSVDIKDRILAGMREKLASTDQADWSVYLSGARYLLNNQLELPLALTWIEQSIAIREEYNNLWIKAQILAAQNRYPEAIQAGEKALKKGTTGENAPYFPYEAVYRTEIGKWKAKVK